CAAAAGATGCCTTCATCGATCTTATTTCTCGCTTAAGCTGCTAATCTTATGAGTTTAGACACCAATAGATGATAACCACTAACAAAACTTATTGTTACAATTTTTTAGGCAGACAATGCCATACCTTGTAAATATTTTTTCACTGGGATTAAAAGAACGTTTCCCCCAAGAATGATACAAATGAATATTATTCGAAATttctttcatgaattttatgtgattggAATCTCTTTTTTACTTAAGAATCTGACATTGAATCATTGTCCATGTTCTTGGTCTACTTTCAATTTTGGTATTTTCAAACCAAAAAAATAATTCCAAAAAATTCTTAACATAGAATCATGCATAGAATATGTAGGAGCTAATTGGTTTGTACAAGTTACTCTTTTCAAAACTTCATTTAGATTTAAGCAAGGAAAAAAGTTGTGTTCCACTTTTACATTGGATTTCTTAAAGAAGTCGTCCACCCAAAGAAGTGAAAtttccatttttttaaaaaaatttctgaTAAAGTTATATTCTTGGATGAAGTTACTTTTCTTTCGGATGAAGCCTTTTCTCTAGTCATAAACCTTcttgctatttttattttattaattttaatgtgacttgttgtcatatttttttaatttctaggCTCTAAATTAAAATGGTATAGTATTTCAGTGCTTACTTTGAGGGGCTTATCAGGGATTTGAAATGGCTCTGTAATCAACAAATGAAAGATAATATATTCAAATTTTGCTGAACTCTGTGTCAGGAAAACAAGAAACACTTGTACACTTATTCAATACAAACAATATATAATCAAGTACAGTTACTTGCATTTGTTTTATAAGAATCTGCTAGTCTTTTTAAGGATGAATGCTTTGTAATACTAAGTACTTAGCAGATAAAGGTCAATGGATTTTGAAGCTAGCTGGCACAGCAACAAGAGATTTTATTTGATAGAAAATGGTAGTAAGCAAATCAGAGCTAAATTTTTCCAAAGATCTTAATTTAGTTTCCAATGAAAGGAGAATATGTAGATTCAAATGAAAAATTTCTACATACAACTTTCACAAGTAATCAAACAATCTTTTTCATGGTCAAAGTGTATGATCTACGTACAAAGTGTTTCAGCTAAATTATGATATAGTGCTATGATATTTACAATCAATTCAACTGAGAAGAGAGATCAATGAAGATGTTTTCTTTGCAGGGAATTGTGAGTCCTCCCATTGGATGCTCATATCCGAATTCTTCTTCAGCCATGCTTAGCGATTCTTGAAATGCAGGCTCATTCAAGTAGGAAAGAGGTACTACATATCGCCTTTTCTGGTCCACTCCCACATAGACTGCAATGTAGCCTTTGGAATTGAACTGGACTTCAAAGCTGCTTCTTTGAACCCCGAAAGCGatctgcgaagagtcttcttggcATTGATAATACCAGGCAATTTAAACGCCATGTTATCAACAATCTGAGAGTGCTATTTCTTTAGAGAAAGTTTAAGAGTTTCTCACAAAGAAACTTGCTTGTAGTTGTAGAGAAGGCAGAGGAGACTTGATGATTTAGGTGTGTGGTAATGTGGCTGTATATATACATGAATGGATTTCTTCGAAATTATCCTTAAGTTAGGAATTTGCAAGGGACATAAGCATTTGAAGCTCACATGGCTTTGTCTTTTGAGTCATACTTAAGTGTATTTATTATCAAGAGAGCAAACTACAAAGGCAGGAGGAGCCCACAAACCAAAGATATGCAGCAAAGAAAAATCAGTGAAAGCATATTTTTAATCCACAttctttttctatttcttttctatCTATTAGTGGTTGAGAAATGACTATTAAATTCCACATGTCTATCAAATTCTTCTgaatctttctttctttttcttttttaaatttgTGACCATTTAGATATGGGACATGACTAAAACATCTCATATGCTAAATTTTGAAGTTTTGGCTGTCCACTTCCATTCTTTAACAAAATAGTTGTTGTAGTAATTCAAATATTGAAAGTGCAATGTGAAATATTATTCTTTGAAGATCAAAATTGAAATACCTCCAAGCATTTCACTTCTTTGTTCAATGGATTACTTggttgaattttttattttttttatcctttaGATTATTCTGATGTAGATTTCTTGTCTAGTTTCTTTTTCTACAGTCACAAGTTCAATGGCTCAATGTTGCATATTAAAGATTGGAAAAGACAAAAAAAGTATATGAGTAGTCTCAATCAGGGAGTACATTACCGCAGTAAAAGTAATAATAAGGACTCAAATGTTGAAGAAATCATTCTTTAATAATTGATATGATCATGAGTAACCTCTGTCAAATTTTGAAGTTCTTGTTTCTCGAAGATAAATgcaagataaaattgaaatttaaCAAAATAGAACAGAGTTTTTGTTTGATTTTTACTGCTCATTTGGATAAAACCATTGTGCAACTTAATATTTCccatggctttttttttttttttaaaaaaaaactttttgtaaaaaaattattgaaaataatCTTCTTCTCAAAGAGATTTATGTACTAAAAAATGATTTTGTAAACAGGTTTCAGCTCATAGATGCCAAATGGATTTTGATATTCTGGCATACAACAGACATATTGTTCAATAGAAGAAGATTAACAAGCAAAATGAACAAGTCAAACAAATGGAGAGTGTAGTCAAATTTCACTTTCTATTCACAAATTTCTCAATAATCAAACAATTCTCTCTTTTCTAAAAAGGAGAATAAGTATATGGTGTACAAAATTGTTTTTGCTAACTCTTTTTTGTTAGTGCTTCAAATTACAATCACTTCAATTGAGAAGTTATATCAATGAAGATATCTTCTCTGCAGGGAATTGTGAGTCCCCCCATTGGATGATCATATCCGAATTCTTCTTCTGCCATACTTAACAATTCTTGAAATGCACTCTTGTTCAAGTATGAAAGAGGTACTACATATCGTTTCTTCTGCTCCTCTCCAACATACACTGCAAAGTAGCCTTTTGGAATGGTTGAAGACTTCGAAGCTGCCTCTTTAATGCCGGAAAGTGATCTCAGAAAAGCCTTCTTACCATGAACAAAACTAGGCAATCCAAAAGCCATATTGACAATGTCTTTTTGCTGTTGCTTTAGAGAAAGTCTAGagtttttaaacaaaacaaaaaattgcTAGTAGAGAATGAGAGCACTTGATGATTTAGCTCTATCTAATATGCCTATATATATAGATGAATTTCTTGGAAAATGTCTAACTCAAAACTAGTGGTTGTGAAGGCAATTTGTTTTGCTTGCCCCTTTGAAAGTTCACATAACTCTGTCTTTAAACTCATTAATTGAAACTTTGTTCTGGCTGACACATAGATATGTGATTTGTCTAACCCTGACCAAGTAAAAAACCAACAAGGGGAGCCCACTTGGAACAAAATAGTTGCAGCACAATGGAAACCATTTTGGAACATAGCCAATCTCAAAAACAGAAAATTTACTCGAGATATGACACTCTTCTATGCATTGGTAAGGAAGACAATATCATGTGAGCCTCTCAAAACTCACTAGACCCCATTCCATTAAAGGCCTTCTTAGTCTACACCATTCTTTTCATTCAAGTGtacaatatattatatatacattttcACAACAACTTCTCAAATATCAGAGATTTTTCTCACTAGCTTTCCAAACTCTCCAAATTAAAAATCTTTGCTCTTTTGCCcaaatgggatttttttttctttttttgccaAGAGTACTCAATGCTAGGTATACTATTCTAGGGTTCTTTGCAAATTCAAACCAAATAGCAAATATCTTAAATGCATGGGGTACCTTGGCAGTTTATTTTGTTAATAAGAGCAAAACGAATAGCTTTGTGGTATCTGTTTGTTGGTACCTAGACCAACCTTGAGAAATTGATCTATTTTCAAATGTCTAGATTCAACTAATGAGTGTAATTCATGTAAATATGCTTCATTCATTGGGATTTGAAAATGAAAATTATGTTGGGTTTTTCTTTTGTGAGATAATGTCATTTATTTTTACAAAGGTAACATTAGTAAATAGAAGGAACAGATTGTAGTTTCTAACTTTCTAATTCTATAGCCCACTATAGTTGCAAGCCCAACAACTCTTTCTTGTAGTCCAAAGGCTTAAGCTTTCAGCAGTCCATAGTTTGACCTAAggggaatttaaaaaaaatatgatttttatacTATTAATGTTCAAAATCACGtgaattatacttttttttaatttatatggaaaaattattaaaaaaaaattaaagtatgagaaaGATAATTAGTGGCTAACTAACATATAGAAAtgacatatttttttattatagttgtgtattctttgattttgaaggtaattttattttattttatttttttcaattttttattctttcttcattttttattattttttcttccatttttttctacaaatttgttcatttattattttttttctttctatttttccatttttcttttcttttcatttttatttatttatctatttttttctttcatttgcattttttttcttcatattttttcagttttcttctcttcttttcccattttttcattttttttcttctcttttgtatttattatttcctCATTCcatattcttttttcttttttcatacaTATGTGCTTTTTttcattcttttatttttcttccatttttttttcatttttttctactaattttttcattcatatttttttttcttcttcttcttttcatttttattcattcatctgtttctttccttcaacatttcttttgttttgttttttttcatattttttagttttttttcttcattttttgtacttattcttttctcattccattttctctttttttttcacacattttaacattacataattattttactatttattaatttattatattttattattgtaattttttttagagtTTTTTCAACTATATGtaataaaattcaaatcaattttttcagcattttcttttttacagtaacccttataggaacaccaaaattttgaaaaaaaaacaaataaaaatataaaaacgtgaatgagtaaccagttaccctgatgagaacattcaaatatagaaaaattagttatatgaagaagatgagagagaagggaaagggggtggatatggttttttttatatatcagatctgtggtaactggttaccttcccattttttgtgtgtatatttttggggaTAACTATTTATTTTCACATtctttgtatgtatattttttagggtaactggttaccttcacgttttgATGTGTGTGTACAtttatgggttctttatggtaactggttacttatgtcactaaaatcatagttacttattattcattttttaatgaagtgttcttcctatttttccttcaaaatttatttttcttttcatatttaatatgagtaactcgtcacccctcttatggtaattgGTTGCCCCTCTTATGGCAAAAAGTTACTCCTCTCAGGATAATTGGTTATCCCTCctagtacatgttatttaacctagctttaagattttttttacaaaattgtcaaatatcaatcaagtaactggttaccttatccagtatttgaaaaaagaaacgtaaaatctaaaaaaaaaatgtttatgataaataaaaaaattaaacacaattcatattacaaaaaaaaaaattgcaaaacaacctaagaaaaatttaatataaaattagtaataaaaaaataatataaaaaaacaaataagctaaaaaaatcaaattacaaacataccattccaaaataataaaacttgattacaagtaaaactatggcataaacaaacttctatacaaaaatatgataaaataaacccataaaagtgcaaattcttaaaaaaaaagctatagattaattttttttaaaaaaaaaaaaactacatttttgcacactctattaaaaatctcatataaaatgtaatttcctcttgaCCTAATACACCATTCCGCAATTTTTGTAGGGGTGGTGAAATGAGTTTCAATTCAACACAagaatattactaaaaaattacaCGATATTTGCGTGTTATGGCTGGAAAAATTTCAGTGCAAGTCGAACATGACAACACATTTTTTTGGTTGAGTTAAGTTCAACACTTGTGACACAAAACTAACGATAATCAATTTAGTATATAATTGAAATTAATAACTTATAGCTAAAGTAGAGTTTTAATCTATAtatctcttttttattttaacagttttttattttttttaatattaactttaacagaatattcttatatttaacataatattcttatattataaacacttaaacttaaataaaaaaaaataattaaaataagatattttacaatgataatcatttaaaaataataataattaaaaaaaaaataaaaaatgatatttttgagatattttacaatgataattatttaaaaataataaataattaaacaaataaaaatatgatatttttgaaatattttacaataattatttaaaaaataataaaatcatacgttttataacttaaataaaatttaatgaaacttaaactcacttattagaataatatcatattaatcatatagtataatctactgtgaatgaACAACAAATTgcatttttaaaaaaactagtagaaaacttaaatataaaatccatgtataatatttaatattacattaaacatataatgtaTAATTTATTTggtgacgtcgtttttcgtcaacttaaacagTAGAGTAATTAAGCAAATGAAAAATTGAGCGAATGAATTTAAAGAAGAAGATAAGaaggtttttacatggttcagcagttaattctacctagtccacgagtctttgttattaagacttggagttttctggaaattcttcaaagatgaattacTTAGAGCTTTCTCCCAAGAAATCAAAAATCAGAATtcgatcctttacaagtggtgattccttctctatttatagggaatgttacaaagttcattcccacatatttcggaaagatattctgtatatcaattgaaataatgatattaaatgcattatctcctatatacatggaaacgtcccatgaaaatcgggaacggataacagattaaatgatatcacTTAAATTAGGggattaaataacaataaacacGTTAACACGTAATGAGTTATTTCAGATAAATTATCCAATCTTCGAGATCGGCCCTTAGCATTGACTCTGTCGAGACCAAGAGTCATTAACGAGCTTGCCACCCCAACTTCGTGCTATGCTCGGGGCATGTGGATGCCGACGAAGCTGCTACATTCGAGCTTGTACTTCCCAAGTTCGAGCTATCTCCCCTGAAGGCAATTGGAGAAAAATATGTTTAAGTGTCATGTCGTGCGAGCTCAGAACatattcgaggttacacatcttcgagcttTCGAGGTTGGCAATTATAGCAGAGTGGTCTGACTGAAGGATCAAATGACGACCATGCATACTTCGAGCTCACACCCGACAAACCCAGCTTTCGGGATCAAGActccttatctcgaaatctaggtataacattttgccccctcaaaagtattagttcga
The Humulus lupulus chromosome 6, drHumLupu1.1, whole genome shotgun sequence DNA segment above includes these coding regions:
- the LOC133783891 gene encoding auxin-responsive protein SAUR21-like yields the protein MAFGLPSFVHGKKAFLRSLSGIKEAASKSSTIPKGYFAVYVGEEQKKRYVVPLSYLNKSAFQELLSMAEEEFGYDHPMGGLTIPCREDIFIDITSQLK